TTAAAACTAAAGGTGGATTTACCAAACTTTGTGTGAAAAGGTAGCACTTTGAACATTATATTTAGACAATGAAAAATAAACAGTGTACACTCTGCATAAAGGGTACAGGGTAAAGATTGAAGGGAGAAGTCTCTTGTTGAAGCAGGTGTAGGTTAGCAATATTGCTGCTGCCTCTGGGCCCTATCAGTCCTTGGTTGAGTCTGTACAGCACCAGGGATGCTTTTTtcttctctcattctttctctttttaaatgtgtgtgtgtgtgtgtgtgtgttcttggcaatttctcgcatggaatagccttaatttctcagaacaagaatagactgacgagtttcagaagaaattaTTTGTTAATGGCCATttcagcctgtaatcaaacccacaaatactgatgctccagatactcaactagtctaaagatggacagttttattgcttctttaaatcaggacaacagttttcagctgtgctaacataattgcaaaagggttttctaatgatcaattagccttttaaaatgataaacttggattagctaacaaaacgtgccattggaacacaggagtgatggttgctgataatgggcctctgtacgcctatgtagatattccataaaaaaaatattcagtttccagctacaatagtcatttacaacattaacaatgtctacactgcatttctgatcaatttgatgctgttttaatggacaaaaaaaattgattttctttcaaaaacaaggaaatttctaagtgaccccaaacttttgaacagtagtgtacatatCAGTTAcacattccttctctctctcgctcataaaTATACAACGTGCTCTTTGAATATAGTGGGAGTGAAAAAACAGCACCACACGGTAAAAGTATTGGACTCACTTCTCCTGGTCAATGAAGGAATGTTGTTGAATGAGGTGATTAAAGTGGTCAATGTAAAATAGCAAAATCCTAAAAAAATCTTTACTGACTGTAAAATAGCAAAATCCTAAAAAAATCTTCACTGATTCCAGTTCACAGAGTGTGACTCTTtccatgacccctgacccctatgACACCAACCTCCAACCTCCCACCAATTGGATTGGCTCTGGTGGTAACCTGCGTGGTGGCCCCGCCGGATGATTGGCTGCTGGGCTTCTGTGGGTGGAGCCTAAGCAGTAACATGACCTGTCTGTGGAAGGTCTTGTCCAACAAGAAGTACATCACCGGGTCAACCGAACTCCTCAGCGTGGTGAGACAAAGCAGGAAGTTCTTGACCTGAGACAAAAATCAACATGCTGTTATGAAGTTTGACAGCTTTAAACTCTACTTCATGTAATATAAAACTTAACTCCACACAACATGATTTGCTTCTGGAAGTGCTTTTGAGCCAAAATGAATGGACAAATATtgcctatagttacagtatagtGTCTATTGATAATGGTAAACTGCTGCACCTTTTAATTTAAAGGTTATATGAAAGTATTGTTGACCTCAACGATGGCAGAGAGAGGATGGCAGGGCCCCATAATGGTGGTGGCTGGGTCAGCTTGGTGCTGGACTAGGGAGATAAAGATGGACTTGAAGATGTGGTAAGGCAACATGCACACTATCAGAACCacctgtagaggagaggaggaagagaggagaggaggaaaggttgAGAAGAGAAGTTAAAGTTGCTAGATATAAAGCAACTAGCTATCTAGCGAATAGCATCTGTCCGTCTTAGTCTTAATCAGTAAGAAACCATTCAAATGGCTCCCCAAAACACCCAGAAGACGGAATCCCCACCTGGATCACCACGATGTTTCGGAACACTCTTCCCAGCAGTCTCTGGGAACCGTTGACAACGGCACACCGACGCGACCTCCATATATGCCTCGCCACCGCCATATACGATGTCAGCACCAGCAGGAAACAGATGAAGAAGATCACAATGGACACCACATTCGCCCCCCTCGACAGGCTTCCCCCCATCTCCATTGCCACACTGTAACACACCCTCCCCATCTTCTCCTcaccccatcctcctctctctccatcctcactcCCTACATCCACCTTCGTCTCCTTCACTGAATAGTAAACTGTCACGGGTACTGTGGCCAACACCACCATCCCCCAGGCCCAGGCGCACACGGCCTTGGCGAACCTCACCCGTCTCAGCCTGGTGAAGAAGGCGTGGGGTAGCAAGGTGGTGCAGGTGCTGGGGCGGCTTGCGTGGGTGTGCTGGATGAGGGTGGCGAAGCGGCTGAGCGCCACCCAGGTCAGGATAAAGACACTGATGTAGATGTTGATCTGCTGAACGGGGGTGACCCCATGGAGGACCAGTTGGCACAGGGGGCTCCATGCCGGCCAAACTGGACCCTGGGAAGGAATTGACAAGGGATTTCTTTTTTACTGTTCTTATTTTACCACATATGTGACCCACCCCTTGATTGGTAGATCATGTGACCCATCCCTTGATTGATAGATCATGTGACCCATCCCTTGATTGGTAGATCATGTGACCCACCACTTGATTGGTAGATCATGTGACCCACCACTTGATTGGTAGATCATGTGAACCATCCCTTGATTGGTAGATCATGTGACCCACCCCTTGATTGGTAGATCATGTGACCCACCCCTTGATTGGTAGATCATGTGACCCATCCCTTGATTGGTAGATCATGTGATCCATTCCTTACTCTCATGATTGGTAGATCATTTAAAACAATTATAAATCtgccacacaaaacatgactTTTAAGACTTAAAATTctatattattatgattatttacAAGGCCTTTGTAGAGGATTCATGAATCATATAGAGGCCTTTTATAGAGGCTTCAGAAATCATGTATAGGACTTTATAGATGCATAATAAATCATATAGAGGCCTTTATAGAGGATACATAAATCATGTATAGGACTTTATAGATGCATAATAAATCATATAGAGGCCTTTATAGAGGCTTCAGAAATCATATATAGAAATCATTCATAATAGTCCAGGCGATATGTGCCAAATTTTAGGTGATATGTTAACTTTTTCATAAAAgctattttgggggggggggattcctgAACATTTTCAGATATGGAGGCCATTTTCCTTTCCGCCACAACCAAATAATGTATTTTGCGTCATAACTTCTGAACCAAACATGTTAACACAGAAAATGTGACTTTTACTTATATGTTTTGAAGGTCAAGTGTTTCAATGATACCATGCACAACATCAAAAACAACCCCTGGCGGCCGTGGTGGCCATTTTGCTATTCCGCCATAACCAGACAATGTATTTTCTGTCATATCTGCTGAACCAAACATAATAAGGGGATGGCTACACCTATGTTTTGATGGTCAATGATTACAATTGTGCTGTCTACAATGTAAATAGTTATATTCTTAGGAGTGCATTAAATCTAAACTGGACATAGGTGGTGAAGTCTTTTTGGATCTTAAAaaggcctttgatactgtgaatcaTGAGGTCCTTCTATCCAAACTATCCTCCCTTAATGTGTCCACTGAAGTCATTAGTTGGATGTATTCCTATCTGACAAACAGAAGTCAAAGGGTTTGTTTGGGGGACACTCAGTCAGACTCTCTTTACTATAACATTGGGGTCCCACAGGGGTCAATATTAGGTCCCCTTCTGTTTACCATCTATATAAATGATCTCCCACTTGCTTGCCCACAAGTTAACATGCAGACGATACAGTTCTGTATGTACACTCAAAAAATAGACTACTTGTTAACTTCTTACGGAtcggtgggacgctagcgtcattcatgaaaatacaagtgtcatgcATGATTCTTTAGCTTAGAATCTTGGTACTCAAACCGCGTTGTCTGATTTGcaataggctttacggcgaaagcatagcaTTTGAttgtctgaggacagcgccccgcatacattCAGCATAAACATATTTTCTaaaccagcacaggcgtcacaaaaatctgaaatagtgatcaaataaatcacttacctttgaagatcttcctctgtttgcaatcccgagggtcccagttacacaacaaatggtagttttgttcgataaagttaattatttaaaagagttggatctccctCTTTGAAAAGTGGTGGGACAAATGTTGATTTCCTGATCTTGGAATTGCATTACATTCAGGGATggattgaacagatatgtaagtggttcagcgatgaaatcagctgccagatttaaaaatCAGGGATCAAGAAAatcaggacctgcaggctttctctgaTCTAAGGATTTAAGGACTTTATgtacctcttgcactgagaatggcaaaaagctaaaagtttgaccagctctcactggttcatccacacagggttgtacagagacagaggacactggttcatccacacagggttgtacagagacagaggacactgaatcaaacagcctaccagatgtCATATACAGCAACAAAGTCCTTCAATacacatgacggtaattcattaacatttCTGTTTCCATACATAGACTGAACAGCTTTCCAAAAATTTCGAGGCTCATTCtggttatcagtggtaacagacataaaatattcagacttggccttcctgagaagaaaagaaCACTTGTTTCGTAACTGCCTAAgaagccaatcagcatcagaacatgATTTGCTTGCTTTAGCCCAGGATAGATTACATGcgtgaataatacaagacagctcagaagaaaaccatggattatcccgccctttaactctgaacctgcggaatggggcatgtttgtttaatatttgtcacattctgaccttagttccttttttatgtctttgtgttaggttggtcagggcgtgagttgggttgggtagtctatgttcttttttctatgttgttatatttctgtgtttggcctggtatggttctcaatcagaggcagctgtcgatcgttgtctctgattgagaatcaaacttaggtagcctgttttccccattttggttgtgggtgtttattttctgtgtagtgtctgttcacctcgcagaactgtttcgttttctccttgttgttattttgtgtagtcttcagtttttcaattaaattatgacgaacacttaccacgctgcattttggtcctcttctccttcaccagacgagaATCTTTACACTATTTGTaaaaaaaagtcaaattaaaaaaaaacataataaaAGCATTTCCAGTTAGTTTCCACATCAGGAATAAGCTCAATCTTGCTCCAATCAAAATAAAACGaatcatgaaagaaagcctgctgattaacctctcttgggtagggggcagtattttcacctctggatgaaaagcgtgcccaaaataaactgccttttactcaggcccagaagctaggatatgcatataattggtggatttggatagaaaacactctaaggtttctaactgttaaaataatgtctgtgagtataacagaactgatatggcaggcgaaaccccgaggacaaacaatCCAGGGGAAAAAATTGAGGTCATAGGATTTTCCAAATTTTTTCTTTGGGATACCCTTATTATTaggaacctggttgcagttcctatggcttccactagatgtcaacagtcttaagAAATGAttcaatgtttttcttttgagtaaTGAAGAAGTAGTCCTATTCATTGTAAGTGTCACTCCAGGTGGACTCTACTGTTTTAGTGCGCATGAACTGGAGCGCGCTTCACAttgtttttatccggtattagaaacagtttattccgtcttaaatttttgctattatttacgttttagggtacctgaggttggattaggaacgttgtttgaaatgtttggaccaagtttacgggtaacttattagataatttgtaggcatgttgggcgagttgaaaccggtgtatttctgaatcaaacgcaccaaataaatggacatttttgggacataaagaaggacattatcgaacaaaaggaccat
The Salvelinus fontinalis isolate EN_2023a chromosome 23, ASM2944872v1, whole genome shotgun sequence genome window above contains:
- the LOC129820875 gene encoding probable G-protein coupled receptor 82; its protein translation is MENTSQPFPPVSNTFYLNPSSISAITTFPVSPLCPSFTTRFILPSLYALLFLTGLPGNALSLWVFLRRIPTQTSTHVYLFHLGLSNLCLSLTTPFLAAYYSQGPVWPAWSPLCQLVLHGVTPVQQINIYISVFILTWVALSRFATLIQHTHASRPSTCTTLLPHAFFTRLRRVRFAKAVCAWAWGMVVLATVPVTVYYSVKETKVDVGSEDGERGGWGEEKMGRVCYSVAMEMGGSLSRGANVVSIVIFFICFLLVLTSYMAVARHIWRSRRCAVVNGSQRLLGRVFRNIVVIQVVLIVCMLPYHIFKSIFISLVQHQADPATTIMGPCHPLSAIVEVKNFLLCLTTLRSSVDPVMYFLLDKTFHRQVMLLLRLHPQKPSSQSSGGATTQVTTRANPIGGRLEVGVIGVRGHGKSHTL